GGGCAACGTGGCACTCGATGCGTGCCTGACGCAAAATTCGCAGCCGACAGGCTTGGCGCGGCAGAATGTCGAAATCCTGGATGCCGAGGTGATTAACTGCGACGACAACAACGTGGTTGCACGCCCGGGAATTCTGAACTGAAGACCGCTCGCCGCACTGTTCGAAGGGATGTTCGGGGCGCTGGAGCTCGGCTCCAGCGCCCCGAAGCTTTTTTGAGGGTGTCGAGGCTTGAATCGGAGATTGGCGCGCCTGCAGGAGCCGACTCAGTCCCTCGAAGGTATCCAGCGATAGACGCTCAGTTCCACTTCATGCAGGGGAACTTGCTTGCCGGCGAGTGACAAGAGAAACGGGCTGGCCACTGCGAATTTGTAGCGTAGCTGGGGCCGCCAGAGCCCGCGAGCGTTGGGATTCGCATAGAGCGGACGTTCCGAAGGCTGTAGGAAGTAAATACTCTTTCCTGATGCCTCGAGGGTGTGGAGTAGCTCGGTAGCAGTCCAGTCCAGCGGGTTGCTCACGTAAAAGAGTGGCCGTTCACCCAGGGCCCAAAGCAACGGAGGGAAGCTCATCGGTGCAATCGCACTGTGCACCATCAGGACTGACTCGGGAGCGAGTGCCCCGTCGATGACCCGAAGATGTCGGCTACCGGAAGCGTAGTACGGCTGTTGCGCCAGAGGAAGCAGCCGTCCGAGTTGTGTAACGAGGACCACCACGAAGAGGATCGGCACTACCGCGCGTGCGAGCCGGTGGCCTCCCGCTTGCCACAGAACCTGAGCACCTACACTCAAACCTAGACAAAGTCCGGGGATCAGTAAGGGCGTGGCACGGCGTAAAACCCATAAGTCCACGGGAGTTGCATTTGGAACCAGGAAAAAGACTAGGGCAGACAACAGGACGAAACACAGCACGAGCTTCCGAGAGTCCGTCGGCGGAATGACCGTGCTCATGGCAATGCCGAGCAGTCCGCCGGGCAAAAACATCCAACCCGACCAAGCTTGCATCAGTGCCCACTCGCGGCCCCCCCGTAAGTGAAACTGCGCGGCGATTAGTGCCACCAGCACGACCCCGACCAGCACCACCGCGGTGGCCCGGTGGACAAAAGCGGTTGCTTCTCTGCTGGGCCAGCGCACCCACAGATAGAGGGCTGAGAACGCGGCGATCACTAGCACGGAGGCGAGTCCGGCATCGCTGGCGAAGGCGAAGTTGACGAGGTTCCCCCAGTAGTGGGTGCGCCAAATAAACGTGTGGGCGAGGGCGTAGGTACATAGAGCGAGTCCTGGGCCGAGCAAGGACGCCCTGCAGGTCGCCCGCCTTTTCAAGGCCAGCCATAGCAAACCGCACGGGACGAAAAAGGCGTTCTCGAGCCGCAGCAGGGCCGCGCACCCCAATGCAGCGCTGGCTAGGGCGGTCAGTCGTGCGGCTGTTCCGCGATGGCCGAGGAGGGCGACCCCGGACCAAAGGAAAAACGCGGCTGCCATCTCTGGCATCGCAAAACGAGCATAAAAGAACACCACCGGATGCGTGGCGGCCAACAGTACGGTCCCCATGGCGAGCGCCGTCGGAAGGCCGACTGCGCTCGCGGCCCGGAACAACGCACCCAGAGCGAGAATGCCGAAAAGGCCAAAGATCCATTCGATCGCATCTTCACCCAAGAGCGAAGCTGCCAAGGCGCCCCAAGGCGCTACACCATGGTGGAAGGCTGGCAAGACCTCGTCGCCGTCGAGGGAACGCAATACGTAGCCTCCCTCTAAGCGCAGGTACGGAGGCGAGCCGCGATCGGCGGCTACGCTCGGGAAGAGAACGCGGCGAAGATCCACGTCCAGGCTCGGCACGGTGGAATCTCGGATCACCAGGCTGCCTGATCGCCTTAGGTGGATAGACGCTGCCAGATACCCTGTGGCGTCGGCAGCAAAGAAGCGGGCTGAATAAGGGGGCAGTAACCAGCAGCCGATCACCAGGAGCACGAGGACGAGCATTCCATCATGGCGACCATACCCTCCATGCGGATGCTTGCGGCTCACGAAGAAGCCAAGCGCAGTCAGCACCAAAAGTCCCAGCGCCAATACGCGCGGAGACCACCAACCCATTTCGGCCAGAAGCAACCCGAGGCATGTCGTGGCGACTACGCTGGCGACGAGTTCAACAAAGAGTGTGGGGGGACCTGTAGGGTCCCCACCCGCCTTCGAAAAAAACCACGGGGACCAGGCTCGCCCGGGCAGGTAAAAGCAGAGCCCCCCATAAAGAACCAGCAAAAGTGCCGTCTCGAATGCGTTCACCACTGCCCAGCTTGCAACCTCGCTGTTGGGCTAATGTTTGACTCTTGTCTGCCTTAGTGACAACCTCAACAACCAGACCGCGACATGAAACCCAGGAAACTCATCATACAGATTCCGTGCTTGGATGAAGAAGACCATTTGGCGGCCACGCTGAGATCTCTACCACGTTCGATCCCGGGCATCGATGTGGTGGAGGTTTTAGTGATCGATGATGGCTCTCGCGATCGCACGGCTGAGGTGGCGCGACAAGAAGGTGCGGACTACGTCTTGCGCTTCCCGAACAATCGCGGGCTCGCGCGAGCGTTTCGCGCCGGATTGGACGCCTGCTTGCGCTTGGGGGCGGACATCATCGTCAACACGGATGGTGACCACCAGTACGACGGTGCCGACATTCCCGCATTGATCCGCCCCATCTTGGAAGGAAAAGCAGACATGGTCGTGGGCGACCGCGATCCGGCTTCGGTGCAGCACTTTTCGAGGGGCAAGCGCCTCCTCCAGTATTACGGAAGCTGGGTCGTGCGCACGCTGTCGGGCACCACCATTCCAGACACCACTAGCGGCTTCCGCGCGTTCAGTCGGGAGGCCGCCTTGCGACTGAATGTGTTGTCGGACTTTACCTATACCATCGAGACGATCATCCAGGCGGGAAAAAAGCGCCTCCCTGTTACCCACGTTCCGGTTCGAACGTTTCCGACCCGGGAATCCAAGCTGTTTCATTCGGTCTGGGAATACGTCAAACGATCTGCCGCCACGATTGTGCGGATTTACGCCCTGTACGAGCCGCTCAAGGTGTTTTCGTACCTAGGGGGGCTCCTCATTCTAGCGGGACTCGTTCCCGGCGCCCGGTTTCTATACTTTTACTTTACCGGCACGGGCGGCGGACATATCCAGTCATTACTCTTGACCGTCTTACTGATCATCATCGGGTTCCAGATCGTGTTGATTGGTTTGCTGGCCGACCTAATCGCCGGCAATCGCAATCTCATCGAAGACGTGTTGTTCCGCTTGCGCTGCCTCGAATTGGGAGAGCGCTTTCCACATTGGGAGAAAGTCGATTCCAAACCCGCGGAAAATGAGCAACGTGCGAGTGGAGGGCGGGGGTGAACCTTGGGTGGGACGCCACCGGTACACCGCTTTGCTTCTACGGTACGTACCCGACCTCTTACACGGTGAGCCGAATCCTCGAGAAGGCGGCTCGGGAGGCCGGCTTCCCCGTCCTCCGCTGTCACGAACAGTTTGTCGAGGAACCACTGACGTCCCCGCAATTTGGGCGCCTGTGGCGCCTTATGCCCTATGCGGCTCGGTATGCCGGAGCCGCCCGGCGATTGCGGCGACAACTTGACCGGTGCCCCGCTGAGATTCTAATTGCCGGGTTCCGCGGCCAATTCGATGTGTTGCTGGCTCGCCTTTTGAACCAGACCCGCTCGCGCCGGATTGTATTCGCACCGCTGGTTACGCTGCTCGAGACGGGCGTAGATCGCGGCCTGGTCGCCGACCGAAGCCGCGCGGCCCGCTTGCTTGCGTGGCTTGACCGGAAAAGCTTGGAGCTTTCTCAACGGGTAGTGATCGACACCTATGCCCACGCTGACTATCTGCAAGCGAAGTTCGGCACTCGGCGAGACAAAATTCGGGTCTTTCACTTGGGCTGTGATACCGACGTGTTCCGTCAACGGGCCGTGCGTCCGCAGGAATCCTCGATGCGGGTGCTTTTTTACGGCTCCCTTTTGCCGTTGCATGGCGTGGAGACCATTGTGACGGCCGCAAGCCTTTTGAGGAGAGAACCCCGAATCCAGTTCACGATCTGTGGTGAGGGATGGTGCCGGCCGACGCCGAGCACGAGAATCGGAGAACTGGAGAACATTCGTTGGATGTCGTGGGTCAGTTACGAGAAAATTCCTGACCTGATCGAGCAGCACGATGTCTGCCTTGGTGTTTTCTCCGGTAACGAAAAGGCGGCCATGGTCATTCCGAACAAGGTCTATCAAAGCGCCGCTGTAGGACGCACCGTCGTCTCCGCGAACACCCCCGCAATTCGCGAAGTGTTCACACACGGAGAAAACATTTGGCTCGTTCCGCCGGGTCACCCGGAGGCCCTGGCCGATGCACTTTTGTATTTGCTGGCCCATCCGGGCGATCGCGCTGCCCTGGCAAGCCGCGCCGCGGAATTCATGGGGGAGCAATTTTCGAGCGCGGCGCAAGCGGAGCGGTTTGCCGTGAATTTCGTCGCAGGGCTGAACTAACCGTATGTCCACCGCGATTTGCTTGGTTACATGGAACGGCGGCACCATGGCAGCAGCGGCCCTCCAAAGTGCCGCGCGACAAGATCTGCGGGACCTGTTTTTGGTCGTGGTGGACAATGCCTCTTCCGACGCGGATCGTGAAATCCTGCGATCTCGGGTGGAGGGAGACCACCGTGTCGCGTTCCTGTGGAATGAGCACAACGTTGGCTTTGCGAGAGCTGCCAATCAGGCGCTGGAGACGGCTTTCTCGCGAGGGGCCGACTGGGCCGTGCTCCTGACGCAGGACACGCTCTTACCGCCGGACGCGTGCCGCCGCCTGGTCGAAGTCGCCCGGACAATCCCGCACCTGGCTGTGGCTGGCCCGGCGGTAGCGGACCAGATGACGGGCAAACTCCTATCCGTTGGTGAGCGCACTGAGCCGTGGTTGTTTGCCCTCCCGCGCTCACTCGTGCGCTATCGAAGGGTACGGCTGCCTTACCGAGATGTGGAGGGCGTCGTAGGTTGTTGCATGCTCTTGTCCCGAGCCGCCTGGACACATGTCAGGGGTTTTCGCGAGGATTTGTTTGCGTACTACGAGGAAGTGGACTTGTGCTTACGCGCGCGCCGCGCGGGCTACCGTGTGGTGCTGATCCCGAGTGTTCAGGTGAGCCACGCCGGTTGGAGGGGTTTTGGCGGGGGACTGACGCCTCTGAGTGCAAGGCTCAAAGCTCGCAACCTGATTCTTCTGGCACGGGCACATGTTCGCGGCTGGCAATGGGCCATCGTGGGACCGTCTGTGGCTGCGCTGTTTACAGCGAGCGCCTTGTGGTATTGCGGGCGGGGGCGGCGGGCGGTGGTGTGGTCTTTAGTCCAGGGGGTTTTAGACGGCCTTCGGGGCGCGAGCGGGCCGATCTGCGGACGCGTGTTGGATCGAAGCCGATGCGCATTGCCATAAGCGCCATTCTGGGCATTCGGGGCGGGCCGGCTCGCTACGCCGCGGAATTGATTCGAGCCCTGGCGGCACTGCCTGGGTCTCACGAGTTGTTGGTTGTTTGTGACGATGCAAGCGCGTTGAATGCTGCTGGCAGGCCAGTCAGGGAGGTCGTCGAGATACCTCTCCGGCATCCGTGGGAGCAGGGGTTTTGGGAAGAGCGTGCCGGAGCTGCTTTGCGAGCGAAGGGGGTGGACGTGTATCACGGAACCAAGGGAACGCTGCCTGTGGCGGTGCGTATCCCGAGAGTCGTTACGGTTCACGACCTCGCCGTTTTTCATCAGCCCGAATCGTTTGCCCCTCTGCAACGCATCCACCAGAAGGTGCTGGTCCCGTTGTCTGTCCGCCTGGCCCACCGGGTGATTGCCGATAGCGAACACGCCCGGCAAGATCTGCTCCGAACATTACGCACCCCCCACGAGAAAATCGCGGTAGTCCCTTTGGCTGCCAGCGACGTCTTTCACGCCGAAGCCGACTCAGGGGACGATGAGATTTTGCGTGTGTTCGGCGTGGACAGGCCTTACGTTCTCTACGCTGGTACGCTGCAGCCTCGCAAACATGTGGAATCCTTGGTCGAAGCTTTCGTGAGTCTGGACCTTGCTCCCGTTCGCTTAGTTTTGGTCGGGCGGCGTCGGCCCGGTTATGCACCTTCGTTTCTGCAAAGTCCCCCACCCGGGGTCCATTACTTGGGCGAGGTGCCCGATCGAGCCTTGGCTGCCTTGTACCGGCACGCACTGGCTTTTTGCAGTCCTTCGGGATACGAGGGGTTTGGGCTCTCCTTCCTGGAAGCTCTGGCTTGTGGCTGCCCCGTCATTGCACCGCGACATTCCTCCATTCCCGAAGTCGTTGGAGAGGCGGCGTTGTTCCTCCCGGCAGTGGATCGAGAGGCCATTGCCGCGGCACTCCGCCGTGTTTGTGGCGACGCCGCATTGCGGGAGCAGCTGCGTCGCAAGGGAATCGAACGGGCGCGGCTCTTTTCTTGGCGTCGCACGGCGGAGCAGACGCTAGCGGTGTATCGCGAAGTAGTGTCCGGTTAGTCCAATGCGGGCATATCCCAAGGTCGGCGTGGTTGTGGTGAATTGGAACGGAAACGACGACACCGAGCGTTGTGTCGAAAGCTTGCTGGCGGTGGACTACCCGAACCTGGAAATCATCGTGGTCGACAACGGAAGCCGCCAGGACCCCGTTCCGCATTTGCGCGAGCGCTTTCCCACGGTCACGTGTATCCGCTTGCCGAGGAACCTCGGTTTTACCGGAGGGAACAACGCGGGCATGCGTCATGCCCTCGATGCCGGTGCAGAGTACGTTTTCGTGCTGAACAACGATACCATCGTGGAGCCAGACGTTATCCGGTGCGCCGTGGATACCGCGGAGCGGGATTCGAGGATTGCCGCGGTCGGAGTGAAAATTCTCGCATGGGACGACCCGACCCGGATCTGGGTAGCGTATGGACATGTAACGTACCGCCAGGGACTGGTCCGCCTCATCGGGTACTACTGGCCGGATGATTACCGTTTTACCCAGGAGCGGGACGTCGAGTGGGTGCCAGGAACAGCCATGTTGCTGCGCCGCAGCGCTCTTTTGGATGTCGGGCTGTTTGACGATGCGTTTTTCGCGTATCACGAGGACGTAGACTGGTGTACGACGGCCAGGCAAAAAGGTTACCGCATTGTGTTTGCACCGCATGGCCGTGTGTATCACAAGGGACATGGGAGTTCGGGGGGACGTCGCTTTGTGAGCGTTCGCCAGTATCTGGCAGGGCGGAACATGGTTTTGTTCGTGCAGAAACATGGGAGTGTGTTCCAGAAAATTAAGTTTGTCTCCTTCCAGGTATGTACGCTGCCTTTGCAGTACCTGCGGCGCTCCCTCACGGGAGAGCAGGAAGGTGTTGTGTTGAAAGTGCGTGGGATGCTCGATGCGTTACGGGATCGGCCGATTCCATTGGTGGAACTGGGGCTGCGCGAGGAGGAAGATCGTTGAGTTTCAAATACTACACCGTGGATACGGGCATTGCGGCGAGCCAGATTTTCTGGAGTTTCGACAGTGTGGCCGACCACGTGGACCTGTGCGGATACGAGACCACACTGCCTGTGTTCTTGCGGGAGCTTCCGCGCGATTGCGCCGTTCTCGATGCCGGTTGCGGCTTGGCCCGCTGGGTCATTTATTTGCGCCGTCACGGGTTCCACGTGCTGGGAACGGACCTTGCCTTGCCGGCGCTGCGAGCGGCTGCAGAAAACGGTGCACGCGGCTGGTTGTTTGCTTCCGACACCCTGCGACTGCCGCTGCGAGATCAAAGCTTGGGAGGAATCATTTCTCTGGGCGTGATCGAACACGATGAGGCCGGACCCATGGCGGCGCTGCACGAGCTGTACCGCGTGCTTCGGCCCGGGGGAGTAGCGTTGGTGTCCGTCCCCTACAACAACCCTTGGCGCCGTTGCGTGATCAACCACCTGCGCCGCCTGCGCGACTGGCAAAAGCGCCGGAGTGGACTGGAGCTGAAATTTGCCGAGTATCGCTTCAGCGCAAGCGAGCTTCGCGGCTTTTTGGAGCAAGCAGGCTTTACGGTGAGTTCCATTCACGCCGACGACTTTCACTTGCCATTGGGGAAGGGGCTGTGGGTCGATTCTTCCTCCTTCTTTGGATACCGCGATGGGATGTTCGATATGAAGCCGGGACGCAAGCGGTGGGAGCTGAACCGGCGCGGACGGTTTCTGCAACGGCTGGCGTTTGCCATATCGCCCTGGCTCGTGGCCGGTGGAGTGTTGGCCGTGGCGCGGCGGCCGGCAGGTTAAAGGGGTGCCCATGCGGGTAGTGGCCGTTGTCGTGAACTGGAACCGTGCCTTACTGACGCGGGCGTGTGTCGAAAGCCTATACCGCGGTACGTTGCGACCCGATCGGTGCGTCATCGTGGACAATGGGTCGCCTTCGGACCCGCGCCCGTATTTCGAAGCCATAGGGATCGCGCTCGATTGGGTGCTGCTCCGGGAGAATCGAGGCTTTGCGGGCGGTGCCAACACGGGAATGGAGCGTGCGCTCCGCCTCGGAGCCGATGCCGTGTTGCTGATCAACAACGACGCTGTAGCCGAACCAGAATGCCTGGCAGAGTTGGTCCAAGCGCTGGAGCGAGATGCGTCCCTGGCTGCCGTCGGTGCCAAAACCCTGACCCTCGAAACTCCGCCCCGCATCCACACGGCTTACGGTGTTTTGACCTACCATGGTCCTTTGGTCCAACAGCGCGGCTGGATGGAGCCCGATGTGACGAAGTTCAACGAGTTTGCATTTGCGGACTACATCAGCGGATGTGCCATGTTGGCCCGCGCCCAGGCGTTGAAAACGGTCGGTTTGTTCGACAGCGAATTTTTCGCTTACCACGAAGACCTGGAATGGTGCACACGCGCGCGCCGCAACGGGTATCGCGTGGCGTACGTGCCGACCGCTGTCGTCCGCCATCACATGCACGCCTCAACGAATGGTGGCGGGTACTCCAGCCCGATTACATACTTATCCGCTCGCAATGCGATTTTATTTGTGCGCAAGCACGCTCCGCTGCGGTTGCAAGCCAAGTATGCGGTGCATCTGATCGTGAATCTGATGAAGGACGGTGTTTTGCGGTGGCGCCGCAACGAACTCGATGGGTTTCGGCTGCGACTGCAGGGGGTTCGCGATGGTTTGCTGCGGCGGCCGCTACCGTTGGAGCAGTTGGGGCTTGCGAGTCGCGCCGAGTGGCATGACGAGAATTGGGGAGCGCAGCATGCGTGAGCCGCACGTTGCGGTGGTGATCTTGAACTGGAACGGGAAGGAAGATGTGCTGCGGTGCCTCTCGACGCTTCCCCGGATTCGCTACTCGAACTGGAGCGCCACTGTCGTGGACAACGCGTCCTGCGATGGCAGTGTCGAGGCCATCCGCGAGCGCTTCCCGCAACAGCGGGTGTTGGTCATGGAAAGAAACTTGGGCTTTTGCGGGGGCAACAACCGGGGTATCCAAGACGCACTGCGACAGGGCGCCGACTATGTACTGTTGCTCAATAACGACACGGAATTGCATCCGGATCTGTTAACGGAGCTCGTGCGGGTGGCCGAAAGCGACGATCGGATCGGTGCGGTGGGTGCGAAAAACATCCTCTTAGAAGACCACAGCGTTGTTTGGGGCGCGTATGGGGAGCTTCGCTACCACCGCGACTTGGTTCATTTGGTCGGCTCGCGGGTGCCCGATGGGCCGGAACTCACCGTCGTCAAGGACGTGGACTGGATCATTGGGAACGGGATGATGATGCGGCGGGCGGCCATCGAAGCGGTGGGCGGCTTCGATGAAGCGTTTTTCGGATATCACGAGGATGTGGATTGGTGTGCCCGCGCGCGCCAAGCCGGCTTTCGCATTGTGTACAACGGACGTGCCGTGATTTACCACCGCGGGTTTGGTGCAGCGAATCCGGCGCGGCCCCGGCCGTTCCCGGTCCTCTATTTTCTAGGTCGAAACAGCATGTTGTTCGCGCGCAAGCACGCCACGCCGGCACAGTTCTGCAAATTTGTGACCTTGTTCACGCTCGGGGTCGCGTGGTGGGTTGTTGCCGGCCTCTTTCGGGGTGATCGAATCAAATCATACCTTTGGCTCGTGCGCGGCTTTGTGGATGGCATGACGGGCCGCCTTCCACTGCGCGAACTTGGCCTACAATAGCGACCGAGTGGTCATCGGTGTGGACTGCCCGTGGACCGGGATCAGGCTAGGGAACGACCCGTACCCACCAAGACAACTCCCCAGGGGCATCGCGTGCTCCGAGAGCCATGAGCCGCCAACTTCTCAGGAATTCCCTCACTGGTTTTGGCGGGATGGCTTTGCACAAGTTGATCCATCTCGTCACGATGATCGCGCTCGCACGCATGCTCGGCACGGAGCAGTTCGGCGTTTATGCCTTCGTCGGGTCCGTCGTGTTTTTTCTCGGCTTTCTGACCGACCTTGGAATGGAACGCGTGCTGACGCGGGAACTCTCGGCGAGGCCCCAAAAAGCCAGTGTGCTGCTGGGAACCGCCTTGTGGCTGCGTTTCGGACTGGGACTAGTGGCGGCACTCACCGGTCTAGTCGTGGGGTGGGGCTTGCAGCTCGATCGAACCACCTTTGCTTGTTTGCTTTTGGCGGCCGGCGGTTTGCCGTTCGGGTTCGATTTGTTGGCACGGTCTTACTTTCAAAGCACTTTGAGAGTGCAACACTATTATCGTGTCAGCTTAGGGGGCAGCAGCAGTTTTCTCGTCCTGGTGTTGGCTTGCTGGTGGTGGGGGGCATCGGTTGTTTCCGTGTTTGCGGCCGGTTTGGCCAACGGCCTGGTGGTGTCGTTCGTCTTTCTGGCCGCCGTGCACTGGCAGGCGAGAATCCACCCGCGCTTCGACGTCAAGGAAGTACGAACCTTGTTGGGCGAAGGAATTCAGGTCGGACTGCTTGCGTTGCTCTTCATGGCGGCGCTGCGAGTGGATCAAATCTTGTTGTTCGAGTTGCGGGGGCCCGAGGAGGTTGGGCAGTACGCGGCCGCGGTGAGACTCACCGAGGCGTTGGGCATGTTTTCCGAGGCGCTCATGCTTTCGCTCTTTCCCCTCTTGGCGGCGAGCCACCGGTCGAATCCGCAGTTGTTTCGGCGGCGCTATCAGTTGGGCATTCGTTACTTGGCGGCCGTTGGCGTGCCGCTTGCGCTTGCCTGCAGTTACTTTGCGCCCACTTTGCTTACGTTGGTGTTCGGGGGAAAGTACCGTGATGCGTGGCCGGCGGTGGTGTTGCTGAGCTGGAACATGCTCTTGGCTTACC
This genomic interval from Candidatus Binatia bacterium contains the following:
- a CDS encoding glycosyl transferase, coding for MKPRKLIIQIPCLDEEDHLAATLRSLPRSIPGIDVVEVLVIDDGSRDRTAEVARQEGADYVLRFPNNRGLARAFRAGLDACLRLGADIIVNTDGDHQYDGADIPALIRPILEGKADMVVGDRDPASVQHFSRGKRLLQYYGSWVVRTLSGTTIPDTTSGFRAFSREAALRLNVLSDFTYTIETIIQAGKKRLPVTHVPVRTFPTRESKLFHSVWEYVKRSAATIVRIYALYEPLKVFSYLGGLLILAGLVPGARFLYFYFTGTGGGHIQSLLLTVLLIIIGFQIVLIGLLADLIAGNRNLIEDVLFRLRCLELGERFPHWEKVDSKPAENEQRASGGRG
- a CDS encoding glycosyl transferase, whose product is MSTAICLVTWNGGTMAAAALQSAARQDLRDLFLVVVDNASSDADREILRSRVEGDHRVAFLWNEHNVGFARAANQALETAFSRGADWAVLLTQDTLLPPDACRRLVEVARTIPHLAVAGPAVADQMTGKLLSVGERTEPWLFALPRSLVRYRRVRLPYRDVEGVVGCCMLLSRAAWTHVRGFREDLFAYYEEVDLCLRARRAGYRVVLIPSVQVSHAGWRGFGGGLTPLSARLKARNLILLARAHVRGWQWAIVGPSVAALFTASALWYCGRGRRAVVWSLVQGVLDGLRGASGPICGRVLDRSRCALP
- a CDS encoding glycosyl transferase family 1, with the protein product MRIAISAILGIRGGPARYAAELIRALAALPGSHELLVVCDDASALNAAGRPVREVVEIPLRHPWEQGFWEERAGAALRAKGVDVYHGTKGTLPVAVRIPRVVTVHDLAVFHQPESFAPLQRIHQKVLVPLSVRLAHRVIADSEHARQDLLRTLRTPHEKIAVVPLAASDVFHAEADSGDDEILRVFGVDRPYVLYAGTLQPRKHVESLVEAFVSLDLAPVRLVLVGRRRPGYAPSFLQSPPPGVHYLGEVPDRALAALYRHALAFCSPSGYEGFGLSFLEALACGCPVIAPRHSSIPEVVGEAALFLPAVDREAIAAALRRVCGDAALREQLRRKGIERARLFSWRRTAEQTLAVYREVVSG
- a CDS encoding glycosyl transferase codes for the protein MRAYPKVGVVVVNWNGNDDTERCVESLLAVDYPNLEIIVVDNGSRQDPVPHLRERFPTVTCIRLPRNLGFTGGNNAGMRHALDAGAEYVFVLNNDTIVEPDVIRCAVDTAERDSRIAAVGVKILAWDDPTRIWVAYGHVTYRQGLVRLIGYYWPDDYRFTQERDVEWVPGTAMLLRRSALLDVGLFDDAFFAYHEDVDWCTTARQKGYRIVFAPHGRVYHKGHGSSGGRRFVSVRQYLAGRNMVLFVQKHGSVFQKIKFVSFQVCTLPLQYLRRSLTGEQEGVVLKVRGMLDALRDRPIPLVELGLREEEDR
- a CDS encoding rhamnosyltransferase, encoding MRVVAVVVNWNRALLTRACVESLYRGTLRPDRCVIVDNGSPSDPRPYFEAIGIALDWVLLRENRGFAGGANTGMERALRLGADAVLLINNDAVAEPECLAELVQALERDASLAAVGAKTLTLETPPRIHTAYGVLTYHGPLVQQRGWMEPDVTKFNEFAFADYISGCAMLARAQALKTVGLFDSEFFAYHEDLEWCTRARRNGYRVAYVPTAVVRHHMHASTNGGGYSSPITYLSARNAILFVRKHAPLRLQAKYAVHLIVNLMKDGVLRWRRNELDGFRLRLQGVRDGLLRRPLPLEQLGLASRAEWHDENWGAQHA
- a CDS encoding glycosyl transferase, whose product is MREPHVAVVILNWNGKEDVLRCLSTLPRIRYSNWSATVVDNASCDGSVEAIRERFPQQRVLVMERNLGFCGGNNRGIQDALRQGADYVLLLNNDTELHPDLLTELVRVAESDDRIGAVGAKNILLEDHSVVWGAYGELRYHRDLVHLVGSRVPDGPELTVVKDVDWIIGNGMMMRRAAIEAVGGFDEAFFGYHEDVDWCARARQAGFRIVYNGRAVIYHRGFGAANPARPRPFPVLYFLGRNSMLFARKHATPAQFCKFVTLFTLGVAWWVVAGLFRGDRIKSYLWLVRGFVDGMTGRLPLRELGLQ